Proteins from one Gossypium raimondii isolate GPD5lz chromosome 8, ASM2569854v1, whole genome shotgun sequence genomic window:
- the LOC105792229 gene encoding mitogen-activated protein kinase kinase kinase YODA has protein sequence MPPWWGKSSSKEDKKKASKESFIDAINRKLKITSDEKSTSRSGGSRRSRSGAVSQRGSLSRVPSRSPSPSTQVSRCQSFVERPHAQPLPLPGGNHANVLRSNSGINASIRPGFDRGSKPSPLPKPGQFSKKLDRVDGEGDFATASISSDSSIDSDDPSDSRLLSPLTSDYENGQRTAANSPSGTKHMDQLSDVNQESKEILKPSNISFNNQYLSTSPKRGSMTNHVQNLQIPQRGALSSAPDSSMSSPSRSPLRAFGLEQVWNSGPGTGKPFSDIVFLGSGQCSSPGSGHNSVGGDMSGQLLWPQSRCSPECSPLPSPRMTSPGPSSRIHSGAVTPLHPRAAGAAAESPTSRPDDGKQQSHRLPLPPITISNTCPFSPGYSAATSPSLPRSPGRAENPTSPCSRWKKGRLLGRGTFGHVYLGFNSESGEMCAMKEVTLFSDDAKSKESAQQLGQEIMLLSQLRHPNIVQYYGYETVDDKLYIYLEYVSGGSIYKLLQEYGPFGESAIRNYTQQILSGLAYLHAKNTVHRDIKGANILVDPNGRVKLADFGMAKHITGSSCPLSFKGSPYWMAPEVIKNSNGCNLAVDIWSLGCTVLEMATTKPPWSQYEGVAAMFKIGNSKELPAIPDTLSEEGKDFVRQCLQRNPLHRPTAAWLLEHPFIKNAAPLERPIFSADASDPSPAVANAMRTLGIGNARNFPCIDSEGTASLPCRALKTVSGSSDIHTPRNMSCPVSPIGSPLPHPRSPQNLSGRMSPSPISSPHALSGSSTPLTGGSGTIPFHHQKQPMAYLHEGLGIIPRSQTNFYGNANNPYQEPKPDMFRGISQASNVSQEMISSDTGAFGKQYGWPGHGDHRDFYNGQPALADHVSQQLLRDHVKLKPSLDLNPGSSMLGRNGGI, from the exons ATGCCTCCATGGTGGGGAAAGTCTTCATCCAAAGAAGACAAAAAGAAAGCAAGCAAAGAGAGTTTCATTGATGCTATAAATCGTAAGCTTAAGATCACATCTGATGAAAAATCCACTAGCAGATCTGGGGGTTCTCGAAGAAGCCGTAGTGGTGCTGTCTCGCAAAGGGGATCTCTGTCTCGAGTCCCATCGCGATCACCATCGCCCTCCACGCAAGTATCACGCTGTCAAAGTTTTGTGGAAAGGCCTCATGCTCAACCACTTCCTCTTCCTGGGGGGAATCATGCTAATGTTTTACGCTCTAATTCTGGAATTAATGCATCTATAAGACCAGGATTTGACAGAGGCTCAAAGCCATCACCCTTGCCAAAACCTGGACAATTCTCTAAGAAACTGGATCGTGTAGATGGTGAGGGAGATTTTGCTACTGCTTCTATTTCTAGTGATAGCTCTATTGATAGTGATGATCCGTCTGATTCCCGTCTACTTAGCCCATTGACTTCTGATTATGAGAATGGCCAGAGAACTGCAGCAAACAGTCCATCTGG cACAAAGCACATGGATCAGTTGTCTGACGTCAATCAGGAGTCAAAAGAGATACTGAAGCCATCtaatatatcttttaataatCAGTACCTATCCACGTCACCTAAGCGAGGATCAATGACCAATCATGTGCAGAATTTACAGATACCTCAGCGTGGTGCTTTGTCTAGTGCCCCGGACAGTTCAATGTCAAGTCCTTCTAGAAGTCCATTGAGAGCATTTGGTCTTGAGCAAGTTTGGAACTCTGGTCCTGGTACCGGAAAGCCTTTCTCTGACATAGTTTTCTTGGGATCTGGACAATGCTCTAGTCCTGGTTCAGGCCATAATTCTGTTGGTGGAGATATGTCAGGGCAGTTGCTTTGGCCACAAAGCAGGTGTAGCCCTGAGTGTTCTCCTTTACCTAGTCCCAGAATGACGAGCCCTGGTCCCAGCTCTAGGATACACAGTGGTGCTGTCACCCCTTTGCATCCGCGAGCAGCAGGGGCTGCTGCTGAGTCACCTACAAGTCGACCTGATGATGGGAAACAGCAAAGCCACAGGTTGCCTCTTCCCCCAATAACAATATCTAATACTTGCCCTTTTTCTCCTGGGTATTCTGCAGCAACATCTCCATCATTACCCCGAAGTCCTGGTAGGGCAGAAAACCCAACAAGCCCTTGCTCCCGCTGGAAGAAAGGACGATTGTTGGGGAGGGGTACATTTGGACATGTCTATCTTGGTTTTAACAG TGAAAGTGGGGAGATGTGTGCAATGAAGGAAGTAACCTTGTTTTCTGATGATGCCAAATCAAAGGAAAGTGCACAGCAGTTGGGACAA GAAATTATGCTGCTTAGTCAGTTACGACATCCAAATATAGTGCAATATTATGGATATGAAACT GTAGatgataaactttatatatactTGGAGTACGTTTCTGGTGGCTCCATTTACAAACTTCTTCAGGAGTATGGTCCGTTTGGTGAAAGTGCCATTCGGAATTATACTCAACAAATTTTGTCTGGGTTGGCTTACTTGCATGCTAAAAATACTGTTCATAG AGACATAAAAGGCGCAAACATACTGGTTGATCCCAATGGACGTGTGAAATTGGCTGATTTTGGGATGGCAAAGCAT ATTACAGGGTCATCTTGTCCGCTATCGTTCAAAGGAAGCCCCTATTGGATGGCACCTGAG GTTATTAAAAACTCAAATGGATGTAACCTAGCTGTTGACATATGGAGCCTTGGGTGCACTGTATTGGAGATGGCTACCACAAAGCCTCCTTGGAGCCAGTATGAAGGG GTTGCTGCTATGTTCAAAATTGGCAATAGTAAAGAACTTCCAGCAATTCCTGATACTCTTTCAGAGGAGGGAAAGGACTTTGTGAGGCAGTGTTTACAAAGAAACCCATTACACCGCCCCACAGCAGCTTGGCTTTTAGAGCATCCTTTCATAAAAAATGCAGCACCGCTAGAAAGACCCATTTTTAGTGCTGATGCATCAGACCCATCACCTGCAGTTGCAAATGCAATGAGAACACTG GGAATTGGAAATGCTAGAAATTTTCCATGCATAGATTCAGAAGGGACAGCTAGCCTTCCATGTAGAGCTTTAAAAACGGTATCAGGATCCAG TGACATTCATACACCTAGGAACATGTCATGCCCAGTTTCGCCCATTGGCAGTCCTCTACCACATCCAAGGTCACCGCAAAATTTGAGTGGAAGGATGTCCCCGTCTCCTATATCTAGCCCTCATGCTCTCTCTGGTTCATCCACTCCTCTTACTGGTGGCAGTGGCACCATTCCATTTCATCACCAAAAACAGCCAATGGCCTATTTGCATGAAGGTCTTGGAATAATACCAAGGTCTCAAACTAATTTTTATGGAAATGCCAACAACCCTTATCAAGAACCCAAGCCTGACATGTTTCGAGGGATTTCACAAGCTTCTAATGTTTCTCAAGAAATGATTTCATCAGATACTGGTGCTTTTGGAAAACAGTATGGATGGCCAGGGCATGGGGATCATAGGGATTTCTACAATGGACAGCCAGCCCTGGCTGATCATGTGTCTCAGCAACTCTTAAGGGACCATGTGAAATTGAAACCATCACTGGACCTTAATCCTGGTTCATCGATGCTTGGTCGTAATGGTGGAATCTAG
- the LOC105792235 gene encoding cytochrome P450 86A22 — translation MDGSTALMILSAMVAYLVWFKFISRSLNGPRVWPLLGSLPGLIQNSTCMHEWIADNLRACGGTYQTCIAAIPLLARKQGLVTVTCDPKNLEHILKIRFDNYPKGPTWQAVFHDLLGDGIFNSDGDTWLFQRKTAALEFTTRTLRHAMARWVSRAIKYRFCPILESAQLQGKRIDLQDLLLRLTFDNICGLTFGKDPQTLSPGLPENGFAMAFDRATEATLQRFILPEIVWKLRKWLRLGMEVKLSQSLKHMDKYLSEIINTRKQELVSQHQSEIQHDDLLSRFMKKKESYSDEFLQHVALNFILAGRDTSSVALCWFFWLVNQNSRVEDKILIEICTILMETRGSDTSKWVDEPLVFEEVDRMIYLKAALSETLRLYPSVPQDSKHVIADDVLPNGAFIPAGSNVTYSIYSTGRMKFIWGEDCLEFKPERWLSEDGKRFETQDSYKFVSFNAGPRICLGKDLAYLQMKSIAAAVLLRHRLTVAEGHRVEQKMSLTLFMKYGLVMDVHPRNLKPVLEKIGKAGEVIASNGNYMTN, via the coding sequence ATGGATGGATCTACGGCTCTGATGATCTTATCAGCCATGGTGGCGTATTTAGTGTGGTTCAAGTTTATTTCAAGGTCGCTTAATGGTCCACGTGTTTGGCCCTTATTGGGTAGTCTCCCTGGGCTCATCCAGAATTCTACTTGCATGCATGAGTGGATCGCCGACAATCTCCGCGCGTGTGGTGGCACGTACCAGACTTGCATTGCTGCAATTCCATTATTGGCCCGGAAACAAGGTCTGGTGACTGTCACGTGTGATCCGAAGAATTTGGAGCATATTTTGAAGATCCGGTTCGATAATTACCCTAAGGGGCCTACTTGGCAAGCTGTGTTCCATGATTTGCTGGGTGATGGGATCTTTAATTCTGATGGAGACACGTGGCTGTTCCAGCGGAAGACTGCCGCATTAGAATTTACCACCCGGACGCTGCGCCATGCTATGGCACGGTGGGTTAGCCGAGCCATTAAGTATCGGTTTTGCCCGATTCTTGAATCGGCTCAGCTCCAAGGGAAGCGAATTGATCTTCAAGACTTATTGCTTCGGCTCACTTTTGATAACATATGCGGCTTGACTTTCGGTAAGGACCCTCAAACACTTTCCCCAGGACTTCCAGAGAACGGCTTCGCAATGGCTTTTGATCGAGCCACGGAAGCCACGCTCCAACGCTTTATTTTGCCTGAAATCGTATGGAAGCTGAGGAAATGGCTTCGGCTTGGGATGGAAGTTAAGTTGAGCCAAAGCCTTAAACACATGGATAAATACTTATCCGAAATCATAAATACACGTAAGCAAGAGTTGGTGAGTCAGCATCAAAGTGAGATCCAACACGACGATTTGTTATCccgtttcatgaaaaaaaaagaatcctATTCAGATGAATTCCTTCAGCACGTGGCACTCAATTTCATCCTAGCTGGACGTGACACGTCATCAGTTGCCCTTTGTTGGTTTTTTTGGTTAGTAAATCAAAACTCAAGGGTGGAAGACAAAATTCTCATCGAGATTTGCACTATTCTAATGGAGACACGTGGATCCGACACTTCCAAATGGGTTGATGAACCATTAGTGTTTGAAGAAGTAGATCGAATGATATACCTTAAAGCCGCACTATCTGAAACACTAAGGCTTTACCCATCAGTGCCACAAGACTCAAAGCATGTAATCGCCGATGATGTCTTGCCGAACGGAGCATTTATCCCAGCGGGATCAAATGTCACATATTCTATATATTCAACCGGTCGGATGAAATTTATATGGGGCGAAGATTGCTTAGAATTCAAACCGGAAAGATGGTTATCAGAAGATGGCAAAAGATTCGAGACCCAAGATTCATACAAATTTGTTTCTTTCAACGCAGGTCCTAGGATTTGTTTAGGAAAGGATTTAGCTTACCTGCAGATGAAATCAATAGCCGCGGCGGTGCTGTTACGCCACCGTCTGACAGTGGCGGAAGGACACCGGGTGGAGCAGAAAATGTCACTAACATTGTTCATGAAATATGGTCTAGTGATGGACGTGCACCCAAGAAATCTAAAGCCTGTACTGGAAAAAATAGGCAAAGCTGGTGAAGTCATTGCCTCTAATGGCAACTATATGACGAATTAA
- the LOC105792236 gene encoding LOW QUALITY PROTEIN: puromycin-sensitive aminopeptidase (The sequence of the model RefSeq protein was modified relative to this genomic sequence to represent the inferred CDS: inserted 2 bases in 2 codons; substituted 2 bases at 2 genomic stop codons) gives MEMVHKGEIYLKERVREARRRELCSFAIESLPKEVRESKMNTPEEIFLKDYKSPDYYFDTVDLNFSLGEEKTIVASKIXCFPRVEGSPSPLILDGVVLKLISVKVNGKELKEGAYILDSCHLKLPSLPGNKFTLEIDTEIQPQKNTLLEGLYKSSGNFCTQCESEGFRKITFYQDHPDIMVKYTSRIEADKSLXPLFLSNGNPIEQGELEGGKHYVVWEDPFKTPSYLFALVAGQLESRDDIFVTRSGQKVSLRIWTPAQDVPKTAHAMYSLKAAKKWDEDVFGLEYDLDLFNIAAVPDFNMGAMENKSECIFNSKLVLASPETATDTNYAAILGVISHEYFHNWTGNRVTCRDWFQLSSKEGLTVFRDQEFSSDVGSRKVKRIADVSKLRNYQIPRDAGPMAHPVRPHSYIKMDNFYTVTVYEKGAEVVRMYKTLLGTQGFRKGMDLCFKRHDGQAVTCEDFFSAMRDTNDADFANFLLWYSQAGTLVVKVTSSYNTDADTFSLKFSQEVPPTPGQPVKEPMFIPVAVGLLDSSGRDIPLSSVYHNGKLRSVACNNQPVLNTVLRVTKVCKESSYVSVPKLPHIDIXAAIMSVAYLYSAPIRLESDLTDNDLFFLLAHDSDEFNRFEAGQLLARKLMLSLVAVFQQNKPLALNPRFVQGLRSILCDTGLDKEFIAKAITLPGEGEIMDMMEVADLDAVHAVQTFIRKEIASQLKSEFLNTVKNNRSSDEFVFNHPKMAQYALKNVALDIKELALHEYKAATNMTEQFAALAAITQKPGKTCNHVLTDLYNKWQHDFLVVNKWFAFQAMSDIPGNVENVRNLLTHPAFDLRNPTKVYSLIGGFCVSPVNFYAKDGSGYKXIGEIVLQLDKLNPRVASCMVSAFSRWRRFDESRQKLAKAQLEKIVSVNGLSENIFKIASKSLSAALN, from the exons AGGGTGAGGGAAGCCAGAAGAAGGGAGCTTTGTTCCTTTGCAATAGAATCTTTACCTAAGGAAGTTAGGGAATCCAAAATGAATACACCTGAAGAAATCTTTCTGAAGGACTACAAGTCCCCTGACTACTACTTCGACACG gtggatttgaatttttcattGGGTGAGGAGAAAACAATTGTTGCTTCTAAAA ACTGTTTCCCCAGGGTTGAAG GTTCTCCTTCTCCTTTGATTTTGGATGGGGTAGTACTAAAGCTAATTTCAGTCAAGGTCAATGGCAAGGAACTGAAG GAGGGAGCTTATATCCTGGACTCATGCCATTTGAAACTTCCATCACTGCCAGGTAACAAATTTACTTTGGAAATTGATACTGAGATACAACCTCAGAAGAATACATTACTGGAG GGGCTTTACAAGTCATCTGGGAATTTCTGTACACAATGTGAATCAGAGGGTTTCCGGAAAATCACATTTTATCA GGACCATCCTGATATAATGGTGAAATACACAAGCCGTATAGAAGCTGATAAGTCATTGTAACCATTATTTCTATCTAATGGAAATCCTATAGAACAAGGAGAGCTTGAG GGTGGTAAGCATTATGTTGTATGGGAGGATCCCTTTAAGACACCATCTTACTTGTTTGCCTTAGTAGCTGGCCAATTGGAGAGCAGAGATGACATATTTGTTACTCGCTCTGGCCAAAAAGTGTCGCTAAGGATCTGGACCCCAGCTCAAGATGTACCCAAGACTGCACATGCCATGTATTCACTTAAAGCAGCTAAGAAGTGGGATGAAGAT GTTTTTGGTCTCGAGTATGACCTGGATCTCTTCAATATTGCTGCTGTTCCTGATTTTAACAT GGGAGCCATGGAAAACAAGTCTGAATGCAT TTTCAATTCAAAGCTAGTTTTGGCTTCTCCAGAAACTGCTACAGATACTAATTATGCTGCAATTTTGGGTGTTATCAGTCATGAG TATTTTCACAACTGGACTGGAAACAG AGTGACATGCCGAGACTGGTTTCAGCTCAGTTCAAAGGAGGGTCTCACTGTTTTCCGTGATC AGGAATTTTCATCTGACGTGGGAAGCCGTAAAGTGAAGAGGATCGCTGATGTTTCAAAGCTTAGAAATTATCAAATCC CTCGGGATGCTGGTCCCATGGCTCATCCTGTTAGGCCGCATTCTTATATTAAG ATGGATAACTTCTACACAG TGACG GTTTATGAAAAG GGAGCTGAAGTTGTTAGGATGTACAAAACACTCTTGGGGACTCAAGGTTTCCGTaag GGTATGGATCTTTGCTTTAAAAGACATGACGGGCAAGCAGTAACATGTGAAGACTTTTTTTCTGCCATGAGAGATACAAATGATGCGGATTTTGCTAATTTCTTGCTCTG GTATTCACAAGCTGGGACTCTGGTAGTAAAAGTTACTTCATCCTACAATACTGATGCtgatactttttctttaaagtttag TCAAGAGGTACCCCCGACTCCTGGGCAGCCTGTTAAAGAACCCATGTTCATTCCTGTGGCTGTTGGTTTGCTGGACTCAAGTGGAAGAGACATACCTCTATCCTCTGTGTATCACAATGGTAAACTGCGGTCTGTTGCATGCAACAATCAACCTGTCTTGAATACCGTTCTTCGAGTAACTAAGGTCTGTAAAGAATCTTCCTACGTTTC TGTTCCCAAGCTGCCACATATTGACATTTAGGCTGCTATAATGTCTGTTGCATATCTTTACAGTGCTCCCATCCGTCTTGAATCTGATCTCACTGACAATGATCTATTTTTCCTCCTTGCTCATGATTCGGATGAGTTCAATCGGTTT GAGGCTGGACAGTTGCTGGCAAGGAAGCTCATGCTTAGTTTAGTTGCCGTTTTCCAACAAAACAAACCATTGGCCCTAAATCCCAGATTTGTGCAAGGTCTGAGAAGCATACTCTGTGATACAGGCTTGGATAAG GAATTTATTGCAAAAGCAATAACTCTCCCCGGTGAAGGAGAGATTATGGATATGATGGAAGTTGCTGACCTTGATGCTGTTCATGCAGTTCAAACCTTCATTAGGAAGGAGATTGCCTCACAACTGAAATCAGAGTTTCTAAACACG GTTAAGAACAATAGAAGCTCAGATGAGTTCGTATTTAACCATCCTAAGATGGCTCAATATGCACTCAAGAATGTTGCTCTTG ATATAAAGGAGCTTGCCCTGCATGAATATAAAGCTGCTACAAATATGACAGAACAGTTTGCAGCTTTGGCAGCCATTACCCAGAAGCCTGGTAAAACTTGCAATCACGTATTGACAGATCTCTATAACAAGTGGCAACATGACTTCCTG GTTGTAAACAAATGGTTTGCCTTTCAAGCCATGTCTGACATTCCTGGTAATGTTGAGAATGTTCGCAACCTCTTAACTCATCCAGCATTTGACCTGCGTAACCCAACTAAG GTATACTCACTCATTGGAGGATTTTGTGTATCTCCTGTGAATTTCTATGCCAAGGATGGATCAGGCTACA TTATTGGAGAAATAGTATTACAACTTGACAAGCTAAATCCTCGG GTGGCCTCCTGCATGGTGTCGGCCTTCTCAAGATGGAGGCGTTTTGATGAAAGCAGGCAAAAACTTGCCAAG GCACAACTAGAGAAGATCGTGTCTGTCAACGGTTTATCAGAAAACATATTCAAGATTGCTTCAAAGAGCTTATCTGCTGCCTTAAATTAA